A region of Flavobacteriales bacterium DNA encodes the following proteins:
- a CDS encoding aminotransferase class I/II-fold pyridoxal phosphate-dependent enzyme, which produces MSESLTQTATTVSDLAENLVGSEIIKIASEINARIANGEQITNLTIGDFDPKIYSLPKALLNEIIQAYEDGQTNYPQANGMEVLRKAVSEFIESRQGLKYDKEDVLISGGARPLIYAIYRAIVNRGEKVIFPVPSWNNNHYTYLNFAEPVVVNSTAENKFLPTADDIRPHVSGASLIALCSPLNPTGTSFTKAGLTEICDLIIEENRKRVGQKPLYLLYDQIYSALTLGNTKHYDPVSLRPEMREYTIYVDGISKTFAATGVRVGWSFGPTKVIAKMRALLSHVGAWSPKPEQIATAAFLGQTGAVEATIQKHKDMISERVNKLYNGFSALREVGYPVDAIQAEGAMYLTVKIDLIGKTAPDGTLFTDAQDVTMFLISQAKVGIVPFYCFGDSRQSPWFRISVGTLKTESISVVIDNLREALAPFRK; this is translated from the coding sequence ATGTCAGAATCACTTACACAGACGGCAACTACAGTATCGGATCTTGCGGAGAACTTGGTCGGTTCAGAGATCATCAAGATCGCAAGCGAGATCAATGCGCGTATTGCCAACGGAGAGCAGATCACCAATTTGACCATCGGTGATTTCGACCCGAAAATATATTCATTGCCCAAGGCACTTTTGAATGAGATTATTCAGGCCTACGAGGACGGCCAGACCAATTACCCACAGGCAAACGGAATGGAAGTGCTGCGAAAGGCGGTGAGTGAGTTCATCGAGTCGCGTCAGGGGTTGAAATACGATAAGGAAGATGTTCTCATCTCTGGTGGTGCGCGTCCATTGATCTATGCGATCTATCGCGCCATCGTGAATCGTGGTGAGAAGGTGATCTTCCCAGTTCCGAGTTGGAACAATAACCACTACACATATCTGAATTTCGCGGAGCCTGTTGTCGTCAACTCAACGGCAGAGAATAAGTTTTTGCCAACGGCCGATGATATTCGTCCGCATGTGTCGGGGGCTTCGCTGATCGCGCTGTGTTCGCCATTGAACCCTACAGGAACGTCTTTCACAAAGGCTGGACTTACCGAGATATGTGACCTGATCATCGAGGAGAATCGTAAGCGGGTAGGGCAGAAGCCACTTTACCTGTTGTACGATCAGATCTACTCTGCGCTCACGCTTGGAAATACAAAGCACTACGACCCCGTTTCGCTTCGGCCAGAAATGCGTGAGTACACCATCTATGTTGATGGAATTTCCAAGACGTTTGCCGCAACAGGTGTGCGTGTAGGGTGGTCTTTCGGCCCAACAAAAGTGATCGCTAAAATGCGCGCGCTTCTGAGCCACGTGGGAGCTTGGTCGCCAAAACCAGAGCAGATCGCAACGGCCGCATTCCTTGGCCAGACAGGAGCTGTGGAAGCAACCATCCAGAAGCATAAAGACATGATCTCGGAGCGTGTGAACAAGCTTTACAATGGCTTTTCCGCGTTGCGCGAGGTCGGATATCCAGTAGATGCCATTCAAGCGGAAGGTGCCATGTACCTGACGGTGAAGATCGATCTTATCGGCAAGACCGCTCCAGATGGAACGTTATTCACAGATGCGCAGGACGTGACGATGTTCCTCATCAGTCAGGCAAAAGTGGGCATCGTACCATTCTACTGTTTCGGTGATTCGCGCCAAAGTCCTTGGTTCAGAATCTCCGTTGGAACATTGAAAACAGAATCCATTTCGGTTGTGATAGACAACCTTCGCGAAGCTTTAGCTCCGTTCAGAAAATGA
- a CDS encoding sprT domain-containing protein produces MDREERIRKAISPFVPEGTEIPLAARIVKYRCQLTITRDRKTKAGDYRHPWGNSGHRISVNGSLNQYAFLITLVHEMAHLINWERHGRKVLPHGKEWKEAFKEEMAPFLVEGVFPKDVLTQLRKHMRNPKSATVRDLDLMRVLRSYDERTDSVLLEDIPEGTEFKLGNRSFVKGERMRKRFRCEQVGTGKTYLVSAIAEVEV; encoded by the coding sequence ATGGATCGCGAAGAGCGCATCAGAAAGGCCATCAGTCCGTTCGTTCCCGAAGGGACGGAAATTCCGTTGGCTGCGCGGATCGTAAAATACCGTTGCCAACTCACCATTACTCGCGACCGCAAGACCAAAGCGGGCGATTATCGCCATCCGTGGGGAAACAGCGGCCATCGCATTTCGGTGAATGGAAGCCTGAATCAGTACGCATTTCTCATCACGTTGGTGCATGAAATGGCGCATCTCATCAATTGGGAACGTCATGGTAGAAAAGTGTTGCCGCACGGAAAGGAATGGAAAGAGGCATTCAAAGAGGAAATGGCACCTTTTCTTGTGGAAGGTGTGTTTCCGAAAGATGTCCTCACGCAGCTTCGCAAGCACATGCGCAATCCGAAATCAGCCACCGTGCGCGACCTCGATCTGATGCGTGTGCTGCGCAGCTATGATGAACGCACAGATTCGGTGCTTTTGGAGGACATTCCCGAAGGAACGGAATTCAAACTCGGTAACCGCAGCTTCGTGAAGGGAGAACGCATGCGAAAACGGTTCCGCTGCGAGCAGGTCGGAACAGGCAAAACGTATCTTGTAAGTGCCATTGCGGAGGTGGAGGTTTGA